The DNA sequence CTAAAATGTGAACGTTAATGACCGCAGCCTCAAGAAAAGACCATACTTTACCCCTTAGTCACCACATTTTCGTCATTCGCGCTTACTCTTGGGAATCCTTGTTATAATTCACTAAACTGAACCGAGGGTAATAATCTACATATTACTCAACAACTCTAATTAATTACTTACCAAAGCACAAGAGGCGTAGGAACAATATCGTCAATTTGACCCTATAGTGCGTATTTTGTGCTCATCTATAGTATAATTTGCATATTATGACAATTGAGATAAACGGTAAAGAATATAACACTTATCAAGCCAGAAGGGGTCAAAAATACATTGATTCATTATTCCTTGAGTCACGAACAAAAAATAAACCCCTTGATAACGCGATAAGACAAGTATTGCAACAACAAGTAGAGTCAATACATGGACCGATTGAGTTTTATGCGCACGACTCAGCTGATGTCAGTGAACCTCGAATTGTCACACTAAAAAATGTGAATAGATCAACGGGTGGATTTAGATCATTTTTTGCAGACGGTGCGAGAGTACTTGATATCGGTAGCGGAGCAGGTTTAGCAGTAAGTGAGTTTTCTATGGCTTTTCCTAAAACAGACTTCATCGGGGTGGATAATGGTTACACATCAGAGTTAGTTCCAGCCTATCCTGATTATGGTAAGTTTGTTTGTGCTGATTGGAACAACTTACCGTTTGCACCAAATACTTTTACCGGTTTTTTGTCAGCAGAATCATTTCCCAAACATGCTGTTCCGATAGAAAAGCATGCGGCGACTTTTCAGCAAATAACAAGAATTGCTCAACCTGGGGCCGTTTGGAGAGGAACAAATCAAGATAATTTGCAAATATCGTTTGGCCATAAAAATACAAATTATCGTAGAGAGTTTCTAGATAATATGCATCAAAACGGATGGGATGTATTTTTGACAAATCATATATTTATCGCAAAGCTTACAGGTAAACAATAATCGTTTAACCAGCCCCAGATGGAGATGATGATGGAATCCCTTGTGAATATTTGTGTAGGTAATTAAATCCCACAATGCCCTTTCGTTATATTGGGGAGCTACACACCCGTCGGGTGAGCTATTGGCTGACAAAGTTAAAATACCTCTTCAATACGTTATAAACTAGCTAAATTATTATCACGTTTCGGAACCAGAAGGCGTTTTTTCAGATTTACCAAGTTCTTTTCTCCAGTCCATGACTTGTTTGAAAACCCTTTCTTTCGTTCGATCACTAATTTCGGGTGAAGCATGTATCTCAAGGAGAAAACTTTGGGCTAATAAAGATCCTGGAGTTGCCACTACACCACCTACTTTTCCAGGCTTATCTTTATTTTCTGCTGTCATACCGCAATTATACACATAGTGTAAGATAGTACAAATAATTACATACCCCTCGGGTGAACTACGACTTTCGTATCAGGTCAAAATCAATCTTGTAATAATAACTTAAACAATCTACAATTCCCACATTATGAGAAGAGAAGTATTACTTGATGACTATGACGCCGCACAAGTCGCAGCCGCCGAAGAACTATATAAACGACGTAAGTCCGGTTTCGTACCTGGTTTGGGCGGGTTAGTTAACGAACTTTCAAAGGTAAGTGACCACAGAAAGGTCGAAGGGGTAATTTCTGGTTGGGATAACTGAAAGCATTTTAGACTTCCCGAACCAAAAATAAAAACTCAAATTGATTGGTACTAATCAATGATTATCGTTTTTCCAGCAGAGACAATAAACAGCATCTTTTGTGGAAATTTGTGTAAATAATAAATTAGGAGAATTATATCAGTAGAAATTAGGTTGATTAAACCACAGGACACCCTTTACATCTGCTTATCCCATTTTTTCGTCTTTCTAAAGTTTTTATTTGTCTTTGCATATCACCTGCTCTTTTACCAAGTGCAATAACTTGATCAAGATCATTTGAATTTTGTATCCTTGTGCCTATTCCATCTAATAATAGATTTAATCCGTTAATTTCGTTCGCTAGTCCGACAACCGGACATTCATTATGGCCTGGCAATTCACAACTCATACCTATAGTATAGACCAAAACTATATAAATTCAACAAATAATTTTACCCAATTAACCCGATTTAGAAAATTGTTGAAACTTCTACAAGCTTACGCTTAAGGATCTTAGAATAAGAAGTGGTACACAAGTTTTTAAAAATGTTTTGTATTCAAACTAACTTAAATAGGCAATATTTTCCCAAACTTTGGCAAACAACAATCAAAAGAGTTAAAATAGAGATAATATCTATTGTAAATTAATATGGATTACAAATTATCACCATCAGATTTTGCATATCTTTACGAAGAATGTAAATTATGTTATTGCCTTAAAATTAAACAAGGTATTTATCAACCAAGCATGCCGATGCCCGGAGTTTTCTCGGCAATAAATACAAGACTTCAGGGAAAACTGGTAGGAATAAATCTTAAAGAACTATCCTCTGACTTACCGGATGGTGAAGTAATTGCGCAGGAAGGTTGGGTCGAGTCAATTCTGGTTCCCGATACCTCGGTTTTTATTAAAGGAAAATATGATTTATTAGTTAAAAATCCGGACGGCACACATACTTTGGTTGATCTAAAAATCAGCCAACAAAGTGATGACAAAATAGATAAGTACAAAACTCAATTAACCGCATATAAATTTGCTTTAGAAAATCCTAAGTCGGGAAATCCGATAAGTATCACAAAGATTGCTTTGCTTATTTTTTATCCGGATCAAGTTACTTTCAGAAATAATATTGCTGATGTTGGCTTCCCGCCAAAATGGTTAGAAGTTCCAATTGATGAAAGCACATTTTTTACATTCATCAAAGAAGTAGATAATTTACTAATAGGTCCACTGCCGAAAGAGAGTATTAATTGCAAATGGTGTCAGTATAGACACATTAACGAAACACTTATTTCTGACAAAAATACACAAGATATTCCTTTTTGAAATTAGCATTTAATTATTTACTACTTCAATCGTGATACACTTTGAAAGATTTATCACACCACAATGGAAATAATAATTGAGTCTCAAATCGGCAAAACTAAAGGTGATAAATTTCTGATAGTATTGATTTTAGAGCTATACTACTTCGTACGACGCTACTCTCAGAATCTTTCTGAAAACTACAAAGAAATAAGATCAATGAGTGTTTTTTCCGAATTTAATTTTAATTACAATCAAGCAATTCACCCCTTTGTTTTGTATTCGCTGTTAATTCCGGTTGTTATAATTATTTTAGTATGGAGTTTTTTGTACTTTGAGTTAGGCCTCTTGTTGGGTGTTTTATATTTTATTTTTATAATTATTGTACTAATTGCTAGCATGCTAATTATGAGCTTGAAGTTTATAATTGACACACTCATATCAAGCTATTGTTATTTTTTGAGTTTTATTATAACTAGCATTTCCGCCTTTAGTGATTTTATAAAAATGTTGAAAAGGATTATATGACACACTTTTAAACACAATGGCAATTTACACATTGGAAATTGGGAATAATATTTAAAAGAGTTATAAATTAAAAAGTGTCGGGGAGAAATAGTAAAAGAGATGTTTATATATTTAATATAGAAAACATCTCTTTTTCGTAACCTGGACTAATCCAGTCCTCATGCTTTTTGTAAAGAAGATAGTTTCTTACAGTTTTTAAATCAAGAAACTTTACCGCTTCTACTTCATCTTCTTCGCGTACAATTTCATGAAGCTGAAAATCGGTTTTCCAATAGAATACCGCGCGATACTCTTTGTATTCGTTGGCTTTATAGATTTTGACAAGTTGCAAATCAGATACATTCACAGGTAATCCGGTTTCTTCTTGAACTTCTCTCACTGCACCCGTAAAGTAATTATCGTCCGGTCCAATATGACCGCCAACGATAACTTCCCATTTACCGGCACCATTATCTTTTTTGAACGATCTTTGCTGACATAGCACCTGGTTCTTGTCATTTAATACCCAGACGTGAGCAGTTCTTCTCCAATAGTCATTGGAAAATACCTCATGTCTTGGTAGTGGTTTTTGTGGTGTGTCGTATTCATCAACAACACATAACAATTCATTTTTATTTATCAATTTTTATCACCTCCTTTTTGTGATTAAAAGGGTTTGAAGATAATTTCCTTCCGCATGTTCACATGCAGTAAATATCTTTATTCTTTTTATCTTTCGGTATTGTAGCACATCCACCATACAATAAATCAAGTGACAAATTATTGACTCGATTACAGTCGTTAGATTGACGACACAAAAAAATCTCGACACAAGTCGGTTTTATAATTACATTGCATACCCCCAATTGTCATTGACAAATTACTTCGACAACAAAACAGGCATCGCAAACTAACGTATGGTAAGCGTTAACTTTCTATGAATTATTTCTTCAGACGCTCTGCGTCTTCTTTTGAAAGAATTTTAAATAATTTAAGTTCCTTTCCATCTTTTGTAGTAACTGCTTTTGCGGCTAGTTTTCCGTTTTTCATTGTAACGACTTCAACTGCGCTTTCCGGAACTTCAACACTTTCTCTAATTTGTACACTGTAAAATTTAATCATGCTTTATCACCTCCTTTTATTGGTGCACCACCACCTTGGGTAGTGGTGCACAATGTATTGTGAGAAATTGCGAGAATCTCGCTTTCTATT is a window from the Candidatus Woesebacteria bacterium genome containing:
- a CDS encoding PD-(D/E)XK nuclease family protein produces the protein MDYKLSPSDFAYLYEECKLCYCLKIKQGIYQPSMPMPGVFSAINTRLQGKLVGINLKELSSDLPDGEVIAQEGWVESILVPDTSVFIKGKYDLLVKNPDGTHTLVDLKISQQSDDKIDKYKTQLTAYKFALENPKSGNPISITKIALLIFYPDQVTFRNNIADVGFPPKWLEVPIDESTFFTFIKEVDNLLIGPLPKESINCKWCQYRHINETLISDKNTQDIPF
- a CDS encoding class I SAM-dependent methyltransferase, with product MTIEINGKEYNTYQARRGQKYIDSLFLESRTKNKPLDNAIRQVLQQQVESIHGPIEFYAHDSADVSEPRIVTLKNVNRSTGGFRSFFADGARVLDIGSGAGLAVSEFSMAFPKTDFIGVDNGYTSELVPAYPDYGKFVCADWNNLPFAPNTFTGFLSAESFPKHAVPIEKHAATFQQITRIAQPGAVWRGTNQDNLQISFGHKNTNYRREFLDNMHQNGWDVFLTNHIFIAKLTGKQ
- a CDS encoding NUDIX domain-containing protein, which gives rise to MINKNELLCVVDEYDTPQKPLPRHEVFSNDYWRRTAHVWVLNDKNQVLCQQRSFKKDNGAGKWEVIVGGHIGPDDNYFTGAVREVQEETGLPVNVSDLQLVKIYKANEYKEYRAVFYWKTDFQLHEIVREEDEVEAVKFLDLKTVRNYLLYKKHEDWISPGYEKEMFSILNI